The nucleotide sequence CTATCTTGCCCATTTCCGGGTTGTAGCCAATATAAGTTCTATTGGTGTATCTGTCAATATCAAATGCTCCGACAAAACCCTCTTCTGAGGACATGACTTTCGGCAGAACGCCGCATCCGCTGACCGCAAACATAACATTGTTCTCAGTCGTTATGTCATAGACCTGCTTTACTTCAACAGAACCGTCATAGTGTACAATAAGCGTGGTTACCGGATAGCCGTGCGTCGCATAATTAGAGATAATCTGTCCGTCGCTTACAATAATGCCAACCGAATATGTGTTTCCTGTTGCTTCCCAGCCGAAGAATGAAGAATTGCTGTAGTTAGCTTTCCCTGAGCTTTCGGCGGATTTGTTAACAATAGCCTCAGCTTTGATATTCAGCGGGTCAATGTACACAACATGAACTCCGCCGACATAACTGTATTGATAGTTTTCGGGAGCATGACTGATTATATTCACGCTTCCGTTATATGACATATCAGTTGTATACCACAGTGAATCCATTAAGGATTTGAGGGGAACATACAGCGTGCCGTCATAGTTTATCAGCGGCGCGTCCCAGTACTCTGTGTATGCATTGTTAATTATAGCCAAATTGCTTCCAAGCGCTATTCTGATAGAATACTCGCCTTTAATAATATAGGCGGTGTATAACGCCGGGTCATAATAGACTTTACACTCCATAAAATTCTGCATTGATGTCAAGGCCAGCATCAGCGTGTCGTTGGCATAAAGCATCGGCGAGTCTAAATATTTCTCATGGCCGTTTATATAAAGCTGGTTGCCGTTTAAAGTAATATCAGCTGTCGTTCCGCTCGGAGTGTCAGAGGATATGGTTCCGAGCTCTGCGTTTGAAAATGCGGAAACGTCAATCTGAAAATCATAATCATATTCCGACTCTATCGCAAAAGCCGGAACACACCCCATAATCATAACGCCGGCTGTTAGAACCGCCGCCAGTTTGGGCTTGAATATATCTTTTGCCATTTCTCTTATTCTGTCAAAAATCATTATAATTCCTTCCAAAGTTAGTTTTGATTGTTACAGAAATGTTACATATCTGTTACAAAAAGGAATTATAGCATGGATTAGGATAAAAATCAAGCAAAAATATTATTTTTGTAGAATTTGTATTAATGAATATGGGATAAAGATAAAAGTGTGTTTAAGTTACCGATAAGTTCGTCCGCAGTGAGGGGCATACCGCCCTGGAGCCACTTGGTAACAACGTTTAGACAGGCGCCGGAATAAAAGCTTGCCAAAAATTCCGGTTTAACAGGAATCTCTTCGCCGTTTTCAACGGCTCTATTCACAATTTTTAATATTTTTTCTTCAAACAAATCCTGAATCCTGTCGGGAATAGAATAGTCGTTGTTCTTTTTTAGTATGGAAGCATATATATCCTTATTGCTTGCAACGTAATTTATAATATCACCCACAACTTTTTCGGGATTTACTGCTCCGTCGGTTCCGTGAGCAGAAAATTCCAGTTTGTCAAGCGGGATATGTTCGTCTATGCTGTAGGTCAAAAGTTCGTATTTGTCGCTGAAATGTGAATAAAAGGTTGCGCGGTGAACCATTGCCGCGTCACAAATATCACAGACCGACACTTTGTCAAATGGTTTTTTCTTAATCAATTCAAAAAGTGCGTTAGACAGCAGCTTTTTGGTCCTCCTAATTCTGAGGTCCTCCTTTTTTTGATTCTCCTGCATTATTCTCACCTCAACAAAATATATTCATAAATGTACTATTAAAGCATACATTATAGAATAAAAACAGACACATGTCAAGTAAATAAATAACATATAATTATAGACACGATTGTATATTTTATACAAAAATTAAGTTATACAACAAAAATGGAATGTTTGTCTATTGAATAAAGTCCAAAATGGTATTATACTTACTCTGTGAAATAGACGAAGAAGCGCCGGTATAGCAGTATGCAGGCGGCAGAATATAATATTGTTAAGAGTAGATTTGAATGGAGTGATACCGTGAAAAATTCAGATGAGAATATAATGGAAAAAGTAGCGCTGTTTATAGTAGACAAAAGAAAAGCATTTTATCTGTTGTTTGCTATTGCTTTTGTGTTCTGCGCAATTTGTATTCCTAAAGTTCAGGTTGAAAATGATATTTCAGCGTATTTGCCTGAGTCGACTGAAACAAAGCAGGGGCTTGATTTGATGGACAGGGAATTTGTTACTCACGACACTTTTTCACTGATGATTTCAAATATTCCATATAACCAGGCAGAAAAAATGACAGACAAGATTGAAGAGGTGGGCGGCGTAAAGGAAGTTGAGTTCGACGACAGCGAGGACCATTATAAAAACTCTTCAGCTATATATACGGTAACTCTGGACAGCGGTCTTGACAATGAGCGTGAGATAGAAATAGAGAATGAGGTAAAAAATAAGTTTGCTGAGTATGACTGTTATACATATTCTGCGTCGATTGACAACTCGTCTGACAGTTTGGCGGCGGACATGAGACAAATAATAATGTATGTGGCTATTATTATAGTCTTGATGCTGCTGTTTACTTCTAAATCGTTTATGGACGTTGCAGTATTTTTGATAGTGTTTATAGTTGCTGCTGTTTTAAATATGGGAACAAACTATCTGCTCGGTACCATATCATTTATATCTAACTCGGTGGCAATCGTTCTTCAGCTTGCCCTGGCAATAGATTACGCTATTATTTTGTCACACAGGTTTGCGGAAGAAAAGCAGACTAAAAATTCACATGACGCCATAGTGGCGGCGCTGTCTAAAGCGATTATAGAAATCAGTTCCAGCAGTCTTACTACTGTGGCAGGACTGGCGGCGCTTATGACTATGCAGCTTGGTATAGGCAAAGATTTGGGTCTTGTGCTCTGTAAGGGAATTATATGTTCTCTTATAACCGTGTTCCTGCTTATGCCCGGACTTTTGTATATGTTTTCAAACGCTATAGACAAAACCGTTCATAAAAATTATGTGCCTGATATATCTTTTTGGGGAAAGATTGTTATGAAAACAAGGTCTTTCGTTCCAATAATTTTTGCGTTGGTAATAGTGTCTTCAATATTTCTGTCGTCTATGTGTCAATACGCTTTCGATCAGGATTCTGTGTCCAGTCCGAGGCTGAGCGACAGCAAAAAGGCAGAGAATAAAATAAAAGAAAATTTTGACGTCGGCGGACAGCTTGCAGTGATAGTGCCGAAAGGGAGCTATGATAAGGAAAAGAAAATACTTCAGGATGTTGAAGAATACGACGGCATTTCTACTGCACTGGGACTGGCAAACGTAGAGGTAGACGATGATTATTGCCTGACAGACAAGGTTACTCCGAGACAGTTTGCCGACCTGATGAGTTTGGATATTGCAACTTCCAGAGTTCTGTTTCAGGCTTATGGCGCTTCAGTGTCGCAGTATACCCCTATATTCCAGGACGTGGACAGTTATACCGTGTCTATTATGGATATACTGATGTTTGTTCACGAACAGATGGACTATGGCGTTATAGATTTGGGTGAGGAAAAGAATTCAGACATAAACGAGGTTTATGACAAGGTGTCAGACGCCAGAGATCAGCTTGAGGGAGAAGAGTATTCAAGGCTTGTGTTTACATATAAGGGAAAGAACGAGAGCGAGGAAGTTATAGCTCTGCACGATAAAGTGCGCGAGGAAGCAAAGAGGTATTATGACGATCCTATTCTTGTCAGCAACGCTATTTCAGCTCTTGATTTAAAATCGTCATTCAGCGGCGATAATCAGAAAATCAACCTTTTTACAATTATTTCAGTGCTGCTGATTCTGCTGGCGACCTTCAAGTCTTCATCAGTTCCAGTTCTGCTGGTGCTTACAATACAGGGCAGTATATGGATAAACTTCTCTTTCCCATACCTTATGAATGAGAAGCTGTATTTCCTGGGGTACCTGGTGGTAAGCTCAATTCAGATGGGAGCGACTATAGATTATGCTATAGTGTTCACCAACAGGTATCTTGAACTAAAGCCGGAGATTGGTAAAAAAGCCGCCGCAATAGAAGCTATAAACGGCGCGTTCCCAACGATTTTGACATCGGGATTGATAATGATGATTGCCGGCTTCCTGATAGGGTTTATTTCAACCAACCCGGTTATTTCGGCTTTGGGAAAATGTTTGGGGCGCGGAACACTTATCTCTATAATCTTGGTAATGACGCTGCTTCCGCAAATCATGGTGCTATTTGATAAGCTGGTCGAAAAGGGCGCGTTTACATTAAAGAAGAAGGAGAAAAAGGAACGCACCGGTATAGTTTATGTTGACGGAAGAGTAAAAGGCTATATAAACGGATACGTAAACGGAACGATTCACGGAATGGTAAAGGGCGATGTTAAAGCGATAGTTGAGAATATGAGCGGTCCGGAAGACGAGCAGAAGCAATAAAATAGTCAAAAAGAGGTGATTTGTAATGAATAGAATATCAGAAAATCTTCGCAGGGGTCTTGCGTTTATGGCGGCGCTAGTCATCCTTGTTTCCTGTCCGGCAGAATATATTTGTTTGGCAGAGGGAGAAGGAACCGCCCCGGTAATAACCATATCAACGCCGGGAGATTTTGCGGCGCTTGCTAAAAATTGTGTGTATGACAGCTATTCCCGCGGAATGCAGGTTACTTTGCTGAACGATATAGATATGTCAGGAACCGAGTTTGAGCCTATGAAAATATTCTGCGGCACTTTCGAGGGAGGCGGTCACCGTATAACTAATATTGACTTAAACTTTGACGGGTCTGCAAAAGGACTGTGTTTCGAACTCGGCGAGGGAGGAGAAATACGCAACCTCAATATTTCGGGTAAGGTAAAAGCGAAAAAGGTTACTGACGGAGCCGCGTCTATCAGCGACGTTATAGGAAGCGTGGTAAAGAATGCCGGAATAAGCACAGACATAATAAATGAGAATTCTATCTCAGTTTTGGGAGGAATAGTCGGCAAAAACCAGGGCAGAGTGATAAATTGTTCCTTTGACGGCGAGATTGAGGGAGACGCTATAGTTGGAGGAATAGTCGGGCAGAATGAGGAGAACGGATACATTGAAGCGTGTTATAATGTCAGTTCTGTTTTGGGAAACAAAGACACCGGCGGAGTTGTCGGAAAGAATTACGGCTGGGTCAAGTCATCCAAGAATTCGGGCAAAGTAAATTCATCTCCGGTGGAGGAGAGCCATAACATTGGCGGAATTTGCGGGATAAACGACGGCGTGCTTGAAAATTGTTTGAATGACGCTGAAATCGGCTATAAAAATGTTGGGATAAATATCGGCGGAATTGTTGGAAACCAGTCGGGCTGCGTTATAGAGTGTCAGAATATAGGTGATATATTCGGGTCTAAAAGCGTGGGCGGAATTTTCGGCAGATTTGAGCCTTACACTGATATAAGCATAGAAGATTTGGACAGAGTAAAGGACGATGTGAACGAGATTCGTGAAAACGTGAAGAGTGATATTGACAACAGCTGGAATAATACCATTAACGATATAGACAGTCTGCGAGACAGGTTAAACAATGATATAAACGGAGTTTTGGACAGATTCGGATTTTTTGGCGGCGGCGGACTTCTTTCAAATCTTTTGGGGCTGAGCGGAACAAAGTCGTCATTGTCAGGAGCTTTGGACAGTTTGACTAGCAGTCAAACCGGGCTTCTGGACGCGATACGTGACAGAATTAGCTCGTCTGACAGCGGAAGCCTGACAGGATTGCTGGACAGTCTCTCGGATTCGGCAAGAGAGATAAGTGATGACTTGGGAGGGCTTTCTGAGTCGGGAAGTTTACTTTTGGATCAGCTTAACGATGAGACTAAAGGGTCGCTGGGTGAAGCGCTGGATTCTATTAATAATACCATCGATACCGCCAATCGGGCAGGTGAGAGTTTAAATGATGTTCTGCAGGACGTTGATAATCTAATAACCGACGCAAATGACGCTTACAACGACGGAGACTGGCAGACTTTGAGCGACAGGCTTGACTCTTTAGACGGCAGGCTGGATTATATTCAGGATACTATGCTCGACCCTATTTCAAGCAGTATAACTTCATCGCTGAACGCTGTTACAAGAACCTTAAACTCTATAAGAAATGACTCCAATGATATTGCGGACGCCATAAGCGGACCATTAAAGCAGGCGGAGACAATATTAAAGAATGCGAAGGCACAGATTGATGCTGCAAATGAGCAGATTACCAAAATCAGAACAGATATTAAACAGGCTATTGAAAAGGTTAATGATATATTAAGCGGACTTTTTCCGACTGCTAAACCGAAAACGGTAGGAAGCGTTATATCGGATACTATATTCATGACAGCGTATGCGGATGAAAAACTGGATTTAAATGAGGATGAAATCAAGGATACATTAAAAAATCTGACGAGCGTAGATATCGACATATCAAGAAATGTGGCAGGAATGAACACCGACGACGCCCTTGTAATGTACTGCGTCAATAGCGGCGAAGTGACAGGTGAAAAAGACTTGGGCGGAATAGGCGGAACGATTGGTATAGAGTCGGCGGTTAAGTACGGAAATAATGTAACTCTTCCCAGCGGAAAAATAATTACTCCGACTTCTATAGTTAAAGCAGTGGTTAACGGATGTATAAGCGAGGGAGAAGTTTTTTCGAGAAACGGCTACGGAGGCGGAGTGGTTGGCGACGCGTCTTTTGGAATAATAAAAAATTCTGTGACTGAAACCAATATAACTTCTGATGAGGGGGGATATGTTGGAGGTATTGCGGGATATTCAAAAGGCAAGATATATAATTGTGCAGCCATTTCAGATTTAAAAGGCAGCGACCATGTCGGCGGCATAGCCGGAGAGGGGGATACCATAGCAACCTGTTACGCTCTGCCTAGAATAGACGGTGTTGTTGAAAAGAGCGGCGCAATAACAGGAACTGCAGGCGGCGTGGTACAGAACAACTATTTTATAAAAGAGGGACTGAGCGGTATTGACGGCACCGATTATGAAGGAAAAGCCGTGGCTCTGGATTATACTGAAATGACCGGAGCGGATAATATCCCTGAAAAGATGACAGGATTCAGCAACGATACATGGTATATGGGGAGCGGAGATATATTTCTTCCCCAAAATAGGGTGTTAAGTGATAATTCAGCTTCAAATATAGGCGCTTTGATTAAATCGAAATCAGCTGAATATGCGGCTTTTCATTTTAAAGTGAAATTTGATATTGATGAGGAGACAGTCAAAGAGTTTACGGTAGACTACAATACTGTTTTAAACTCTGAAGAAATACCCGATATTGAGCCTCGCGACGGGTATTGCCCGCAGTGGGATAAGGATACCTCAGACCCCATAAGAAGAAACACTATATTTAAAGCTGAGTATTTGGATGCTGTAAAGACTTTGGGGACGGCGGAAGAACCGCCTCTGCTGCTCGTTGAGGGAAATTTTAAAGACGGTTCGGAGGTTCACGCATGGGAGGCGGATTCGGAAGGGGAGTATTCAGGCGACTATAAGACTGTTGCGGCATACGAATTTGAAATAACCCCGGAATACAGCGGAAAAATAAAAGTCCATATCCGTGATAAGGATGAGGACGGAAACTGTATAGGAATAGTTATAAACGGCAAGACCAAAATATTAGACGCCGAAAGGGACGGCAGTTATTTGGTGTTTGAGACTGACAGGGCAGGACAGTTTACCGTGCTTCACAGGCGCAGCAATATTTGGAAGATTTTGGGGATATTATTGCTCGCATTTGGTCTCTTGATATTAATAGGAGTCACAGCTTATAAAAGAAGCGGCATGGCAAAAACGAAGCCAAAAGATAAATCACCCAATCTAACAGATAATGACGCTGAAAAAAATAAAATTGTAGCTGACGGGGATGCTGAAAAGCTGGCAAAGGCAAAAGCCGATATTAAAGAACCCAAACAGCGGGAACGTGATGAGATTAGTACGGCTAAAGAAAAATATAAAAAAACTGTTGACAAATAATGTGAAATGGTATATAATCTCAAATATAGTAATCATTACTATTTTATATCTATTCTTGTTGATGTAATGTATTTTTCAATAAAGATAGCGCAAACTAATAATGTTTGTTGGAAATTTCAGTATGGCAGAGTGAAAAATAATTAATTAATATATAATTTTGGAGGTAAGAGAAATGAAATACGTATGCGATATATGCGGATATATCTATGATGAAGCTGAAGGTGAGCCGGATAACGGCATAGCTCCGGGAACAAAGTGGGAAGACCTTCCTGAAGATTACGTATGTCCGCTTTGCGGAGTTGGCAAAGACCAATTCAGCAAAATGGATTAATAAAAACAACCGCTTCACTAAAATGTGAAGCGGTTATTTTTATATATAAAGTTGAATAAATTTATATTTTATATGTGTGATAATATAAAGTTATAAAGTTATATCAAATAGCTAACGAAATAATTACTGATAAGAATAATACATAAAAAATAATAAGTATATATAAGCAAACAGCTTTTAGCGAACATCGGCAGGGTGTGCTTACGCACACCTCGTTAGGTGAGCTGCCATCTCACGCATAGCGTGAACATACATATGGTGGATTGTCATAATTCTTTTTGATTACAAATTTCTCCGTGACTGCGCGCCTTACGCGGTAAACTACGTTTACCCTGCCGAAGCTTGCTATACCACAGTTTTATATAATTAGTTATTTTAGAATTATTACCCTGCATCTCACGCTTTTAGTGAACATCGGTAGGGCAAACTACGTCTGCCTCGTTAGGTGAGCTGCCATCTCACGCGTAGCGTGAACATATTTAAAATAGTTTGTTATACCTCTTCTAATCTTTCAGAAATGTATACAAAAAACCGCAGTTTTTTTCTACATTAAAAGTGGTTGAAATTGCCATGAATTAGTAGTATAATGTCTCTATAGTACAAATTAAACAAATCGGAGGCGCAAAAAATGGAATATTTAGATGAATATGCAAGATGGATAAATGAAGCTGACCCTGAAACGGTGGCAGAACTTGAGAGCATTAAAGATGATGACGCGGAAATAAAAGACCGCTTTTATAAGACGCTGGAGTTTGGAACAGCCGGACTTAGAGGCGTTTTGGGCGCCGGCATAAACAGAATGAACGAATATGTTGTTGGCCAGGCCACCCAGGGATTGGCGAATCAGCTAATAAAAACAAATGGAAAGGACGCAGATTTAAGCGTTGTAATCGCTTATGACAGCCGTCATAAGTCAGATGTGTTTGCCAAAGAGGCGGCGCAGATATTGGCCGCAAATGGGATAAAGGTGTATTTGTTTGAGGAGCTTAAGCCCGTTCCTGAGCTGTCGTTTTCAATAAGATACTTAAAGACCACAGCAGGTATAGCTGTAACGGCCAGTCATAATCCGGCGAAATATAACGGATACAAGGCTTATGGCTCAGACGGCGCACAGCTGAATCCGGAGCTTGCAACAATCGTGCTTGATGAGATAGGAAAGACGGATATTTTTACCGGCGTTAAAAAGATGGATTTTGAGCAGGCAATAGACCAAGGCATGATTGTTATGATTGGCGACGAGGTTGAGGAGGCATATTTGGACGAAGTTCAAAAGCAGTGTGTGAATCCTGAGCTCGCTAAAGAAAAGGGCGACACCCTGAAATTTGTTTATACTCCTTTCCATGGAGCAGGCAACAAGCCTGTCAGAAAGATATTAAAGCGTATAGGCTTTAACAATGTCGTTGTGGTGAAGGAGCAGGAGCTTCCTGATGGCGATTTCCCTACAGTAGAATCCCCGAACCCTGAAAATAAGGAAGGGTTTAAGCTGGCCATCGGATATGCTAAGGAATGCGGAGCGGATTTAATAGTGGGAACTGACCCAGACAGCGACAGAGTTGGTATTTTGGTTAAGAATGACAAGGGCGAGTACGTTACCTTTACAGGAAACCAGGTTGGAACCCTGCTTTCGGAATATATTCTTTCGGCTCTTGCAGAAAAGGATGCGGTTCCAAAGGACGGATACATAGTAAAAACAATAGTTACCACTAATATAATTCAGGCTATTTGCGACGCTTACGGCATTGAAATGAAAGAGGTGCTGACCGGTTTTAAGTTTATCGGCGAGAAGATAAAGGAGTCGGAAGAGACCGGAATAGGAACGTACATTTTTGGATTTGAGGAGAGCTATGGTTATCTTAAAGGAACCTACGCCCGTGATAAGGACGCGGTTGTTGCGACAATGCTGATTGCTGAAATGGCGCTTTATTACCAGGAGAACGGAACTTCTATATTTGAGCAGATGGACAACATCTACAAGAAGTATGGATACTATAAAGAAGAAGTTGTGTCTGTAACGCTTGAGGGAATAGAGGGGCTTGCAAAGATAAAGTCAACAATGGATAGGCTGAGAGAGAATCCGCCGGAGATGGTTGCAGGCAAAAAGGTTATTGCTGTGAGGGATTATCTTACGAGTGAGAGGGTTGATAAGCTGACAGGAGAAAATAGCGGGATACTTCTGCCAAAGTCTAATGTTATTTATCTTGAGCTTGAAGACCAGAACAACTTTATAATTCGTCCGTCGGGAACAGAGCCGAAAATTAAGCTGTACTGTTTGATGAAAGGCGAGACTGAGGAGGAGGCCAATGAGCTTCTTAAATTGGTGAAAGAGGATATAGACAGGATAATAGAATAATAAAATTGCGCGGCAATATAAAACAGCAGGTTAATATGGTTGACGGGCGATTAAATTTTAAAGTGTGAAAATTTAAATAAATAAGACAACGGGGCCGATTTTTAATCGTGCCCCGTTGTTAGTTATGGTAATTATTATTTTACTTATTAAAAAAAATGAGTTTTCTTTTTAAATTAATATATAAAACAGAGTTTTTTCAGTGAACATCGGTAGGTGTGACCACACTTTTTTTAAAAGTGTGTGTGATACATACTAACTTGTTTTGTCATTACCTGTAATGTCATTAATATGTATACTCAATGCAGATGAAATCTGCCGCGTTAGGTGAGCTATCATCTGAACACACAGTGTTCAATATATAATTGTATTATTCAAATTATAAAGGTTTCTTACACATGACATCATATTAATTTTTTATTAATTTACTTAACGAAAAAACTGTTTATATACTTTGTATATAACCCCATATAAAAAATTTTATTATTACATAATAATGGTGTTTGAACCATTTCTTTTTCTCGTAAGAAAAAGAAACGCTTCACCAAAGAAAAAGTACTGCTCGCTTAGGTCGCCTAACGGCTCCAAGGGGCGCTCGCACCCCGCTCATTTCACCATGAAGCATGGCTTCATGATGAAAAAAGCCTTGTAACTTACCCGTTGACTTTGTGAACTGCCGTGAATAAAGATATTCCGATATATTATTTATTTTCTCTAATAAAACTGTTGTTTTGGCAAACATCGGCAGGGCGCATTTATGCGCCTCGTTAGGTGCGCAGTCGCGGATTTGTTAATATCTTTTATTATTATCTTTATAACTTTCTAATAAATTAATTATCAGCTCTGTATCTTTTTCATTAAGTTTGTTTATTCCTTTTATTATTTTATGTATTTTTTCAGGATACTTCATATTTTCATTAAAAAATTCATATGGCGTTATCCCAAAATATCTGCATATTTCAAAAAATTCACTCATTGACGGCATTGCTTTTCCTGATGTTATATGATTTATATATCCTTCCGAATGTCCCATATCTAAACTCATACATCTTTCTGATACGTTTTTTCTCATCCGCAATTCTGTTATTCTTTCTCTTATAAAATCTTCAAACATTTATATCCTCTCCTTTTTCTATTTTTGTTTTATAAAAATTATAATAACATAAATTGATCATAAAGTGCTTTTCTGAGTATCTATAAGTACTGCAAATAATTTCTAGGAGGAAATATGAGGGAACTTGATACATTTGGAAGAATTTTAATACCTAAAGAAATAAGAAAGGAATTAAATATAAATGAAGGAGATAAACTTCATATAAGTTGTATAGATAACACTGTAATATTGAAGAAAGTTGATAAAAATATTTGTGATAAATGCGGAGAGAAATCATATACAAAGCAGTTAAATTTGTGTCAGGAATGTATGGAAAAATTATTAATATAAGTTTGTTATATATTGAACACTGCGTGTTCAGATGATAGCTCACCTAACGCGCTTGCTATCGCAAGCCTACCGAAGTTCACTGACCCCCAATTTTTTGTGTTAAATTAAATTGAAAAATCAACTTTTTTAGTGAGTTAAATAAATAAGAATTCGGAATATCTATTTTCACGGTAGTTCACAAAGTCAACGGGAAAGTAACAGGGCTTTTTCTTTTGTGCGTGGAGCACAAAAGAAATTAGCGGGGGCGAGCGCCCCTTGGAGCCGTAGGCGACCTAAGCGAGCAAGCACTTTTTCTTTGGTGAAGCGTTTCTTTTTCGTGCCGGAAAAAGAAATGGTTCAAACACCATTATTATGTAATAATAAAATTTTTTATATGGGGTCATATATATAGTATATAAACAGTTTTTTAGTTAAGTAAATTAATAAAAATTTATATGGTGTCATATGTAAGGAACCTTTATAATTTGAATAATACAATTATATATTGAACACTATGTGTTCAGATGATAGCTCACCTAACGCGGCGGCCGATGCCGCCCTACCGATGTTCGCTGAACCCCAACTTTTTTGGTGAATTAAATTAATGGGAACTCGGAACAGCTTTCTAGTGAATTAAAATAATCAAATAAAATTTGTATTGTAATTTAAAATTTAATTCTCGTATTTTTAAGGTAAGTGTGTTACAATTAACCTATCTACATAAAGTGTGGTGTTAACACCGCGTATAAATAAAATATGAGAACGGAGAAAAATAATATGATGCGTGACGCAGAAAAAACTATAGGTAACCTTATTGATAAGCAGGGAGTTTCATATATTGCGTCTATTTCAGAAGACGGTTTTCCAAATATAAAGGCAATGCTGCCGCCCCGCAAGCGGATAGGTATCAAGGAATTTTATTTTACTACGAATACTTCTTCTATGAGAGCAGCACAATATAGAAAAAATCCAAACGCCAGCATTTATTTTTGTGATAAGCGCTTTTTCAGAGGGGTTATGCTTGTCGGCAGTATGGAAGTTTTAGAAGATTCTGAGAATAAAGAAATGATTTGGAGAGAAGGCGACACTATGTATTATCCTTTGGGAGTAACTGACCCGGATTATTGCGTGCTTAAATTTGTGGCAACCAGCGGACGTTATTATTCCAACTTTAAATCGGAAACGTTTGAAATTAATTGATTTGTATATTTAAAATCTAACCGGCGAAAATTATAGCTGAAGGAAGCTTTGTGTTTGTAGGAATACTAAGGTTTTAATTATGAACAGAAATAGTGGTTGACAAAAAGAGTTTTATATATTAAATTCATATTTAAGGAGCAAAATAATGGTTAAGGTTAGAAATGAAACAGAAAAAGATTATAAAATAGTAGAAGAAATCACCAGAAAGGCTTTTTATAATTTGTATGTTCCGGGCTGTGCTGAACATTACCTGGTTCATATTATGCGCCCGCACAAAGACTTTCTGCCTGAGCTGGACTTTGTTATTGAACTTGACGGACAGGTTATCGGAAATATTATGTATACAAAAGCTGAATTAGTTGACGAAAATGGAGAAAA is from Monoglobus pectinilyticus and encodes:
- a CDS encoding stalk domain-containing protein, which produces MIFDRIREMAKDIFKPKLAAVLTAGVMIMGCVPAFAIESEYDYDFQIDVSAFSNAELGTISSDTPSGTTADITLNGNQLYINGHEKYLDSPMLYANDTLMLALTSMQNFMECKVYYDPALYTAYIIKGEYSIRIALGSNLAIINNAYTEYWDAPLINYDGTLYVPLKSLMDSLWYTTDMSYNGSVNIISHAPENYQYSYVGGVHVVYIDPLNIKAEAIVNKSAESSGKANYSNSSFFGWEATGNTYSVGIIVSDGQIISNYATHGYPVTTLIVHYDGSVEVKQVYDITTENNVMFAVSGCGVLPKVMSSEEGFVGAFDIDRYTNRTYIGYNPEMGKIVLCVSSSTTLARAGQVLSDLGCVGGLALDGGGSAALGLSNGTKFSSDGRKQYAVLYWE
- a CDS encoding TetR/AcrR family transcriptional regulator, giving the protein MQENQKKEDLRIRRTKKLLSNALFELIKKKPFDKVSVCDICDAAMVHRATFYSHFSDKYELLTYSIDEHIPLDKLEFSAHGTDGAVNPEKVVGDIINYVASNKDIYASILKKNNDYSIPDRIQDLFEEKILKIVNRAVENGEEIPVKPEFLASFYSGACLNVVTKWLQGGMPLTADELIGNLNTLLSLSHIH
- a CDS encoding efflux RND transporter permease subunit; this translates as MKNSDENIMEKVALFIVDKRKAFYLLFAIAFVFCAICIPKVQVENDISAYLPESTETKQGLDLMDREFVTHDTFSLMISNIPYNQAEKMTDKIEEVGGVKEVEFDDSEDHYKNSSAIYTVTLDSGLDNEREIEIENEVKNKFAEYDCYTYSASIDNSSDSLAADMRQIIMYVAIIIVLMLLFTSKSFMDVAVFLIVFIVAAVLNMGTNYLLGTISFISNSVAIVLQLALAIDYAIILSHRFAEEKQTKNSHDAIVAALSKAIIEISSSSLTTVAGLAALMTMQLGIGKDLGLVLCKGIICSLITVFLLMPGLLYMFSNAIDKTVHKNYVPDISFWGKIVMKTRSFVPIIFALVIVSSIFLSSMCQYAFDQDSVSSPRLSDSKKAENKIKENFDVGGQLAVIVPKGSYDKEKKILQDVEEYDGISTALGLANVEVDDDYCLTDKVTPRQFADLMSLDIATSRVLFQAYGASVSQYTPIFQDVDSYTVSIMDILMFVHEQMDYGVIDLGEEKNSDINEVYDKVSDARDQLEGEEYSRLVFTYKGKNESEEVIALHDKVREEAKRYYDDPILVSNAISALDLKSSFSGDNQKINLFTIISVLLILLATFKSSSVPVLLVLTIQGSIWINFSFPYLMNEKLYFLGYLVVSSIQMGATIDYAIVFTNRYLELKPEIGKKAAAIEAINGAFPTILTSGLIMMIAGFLIGFISTNPVISALGKCLGRGTLISIILVMTLLPQIMVLFDKLVEKGAFTLKKKEKKERTGIVYVDGRVKGYINGYVNGTIHGMVKGDVKAIVENMSGPEDEQKQ